cagagagaaagaaagaagagagagagagagagaaagagggagagagaaagagagaggagagagaaagagagagggagagagaaagagagagagagagagagagagagagagagagagagagagagagagagagagagagagagagagagagagagagagagagagagagagagaaagaaagaaagaaagaaagaaagaaagaaagaaagaaagaaagaaagaaagaaagaaagaaagaaagaaagaaagaaagaaagaaagaaagaaagaagagagagagagagacagagagaaagaaagaagagagagcgagagggagagagacagagagacagagagacagagagacagagagagagagagagagagagagagagagagagagagagagagagagagaacccaatgcgaggggggagagagggggggggggtgccaaagAAAAaagggaataataataatataataataattgccAAGAAGACTCAGAATAGGAGATCAATTCCTGGAAATACAATCAAGGATTCTTCTAAATACCAGCATCTTACTCTTTTTTCAGCCAATTAGGAAGTGCTCTATTGAAACAGAATATCCTTACATCTTAGCGAATCATAATTCAACAGCAGCATCgtaaaatagtctatatacatttGGTACGCATGCATACCCTACCATCAAACAGTAGAAATACTACACAGCTCTGCGGAAGAGATTCAGACATTTTCTCCATTTAGGAATTGGAGTATGACCTGATTTTATCCTGCTGCCTTCTTGCCAATGTCACCTGAGGCGCCCGGTCAGTGTCCCACTAAATCTAATGAAAATGTCACAGTCTTCCAGCACAGCAGAATAAAGTGCTCGGCCCGGTTGTCTCAGACGGTGATATTTGATTTGGGATTTTTGTGTGTTACTCAATAAAGGAATAACGAGGTCCAAGTAAGTCagccctctttccatccctctctccatcttgttCTTCCAGCCCCCATAGCTGCCCCCATAGCAGCCCCCATAGCTGCCCCCATAGCTGCCCCCATAGCTGCccccatacatttacatttaagtcatttagcagacgctcttatccagagcgacttacagctgcCCTCATAGCTGCCCTCATAGCTGCCCCATAGCTGCCCCCATAGCTGCCCTCATAGCTGCCCCCATAGCTGCCCCCATAGCTGCCCTCATAGCTGCCCCCATAGCTGCCCCCATAGCAGCCCCCATAGCTGCCCCCATAGCAGCCCCCATAGCTGCCCCCATAGCTGCCCTCATAGCTGCCCCCATAGCTGCCCCCATAGCTGCCCTCATAGCTGCCCTCATAGCTGCCCTCATAGCTGCCCCCATAGCTGCCCCCATAGCTGCCCTCATAGCTGCCCCCATAGCTGCCCCCATAGCTGCCCCCATAGCTGCCCTCATAGCTGCCCTCATAGCTGCCCCCATAGCTGCCCCCATAGCAGCCCCCATAGCTGCCCCCATAGCTGCCCCCATAGCTGCCCCCATAGCTGCCCTCATAGCTGCCCCCATAGCTGCCCCCATAGCTGCCCCCATAGCTGCCCTCATAGCTGCCCTCATAGCTGCCCTCATAGCTGCCCTCATAGCTGCAGGGTGAGTCAGGGACCAGGACTGAGGGGAGTCTGGTAGTACTTAGCCACATCAGTAGTCTTTCCATTTTACACTATCATGCCAAACCGGAccatactgtgctggctctgagATTTTCATTTTACATGGTCCTTTCCAGCATGGTTCCAGCAACTGTGGTGCATGTGTAACTGGGCCAGCCCTGTAGGCTACAGCTCAGCCCAGCTTGGTTTAGTAGTGGGAATTAACCCCTACTTCTCCCTACTTCCTGGCATTACAGATAGGTGATCTGatgtgttggttagtggtggagTTATAGATAGATGATCTGACgtgttggttagtggtggagTTATAGATAGATGATCTGATGTGGTGGAGTTATAGATAGATGATCTGACgtgttggttagtggtggagTTATAGATAGATGATCTGATGTGGTGGAGTTATAGATAGATGATCTGATGTGGTGGAGTTATAGATAGATGATCTGATGTGGTGGAGTTATAGATAGATGATCTGatgtgttggttagtggtggagTTATAGATAGATGATCTGACatgttggttagtggtggagTTATAGATAGATCACCTGACgtgttggttagtggtggagTTATAGATAGATGATCTGatgtgttggttagtggtggagTTATAGATAGATGACCTGACgtgttggttagtggtggagTTATAGATAGATGATCTGatgtgttggttagtggtggagTTATAGATAGATGATCTGatgtgttggttagtggtggagTTATAGATAGATGATCTGatgtgttggttagtggtggagTTAGATGGAATTAGTGGCTAGCCCCTAGAGCCAATGGCTGGTGATTGATAGATGAAGGACTTGGGGGAGGAGGGTTAATGTCTTCTACATGGCCCTGGCCCCTGCAATAAACTAATGCTCCCCAGGGAAACCCTGTATTGCTCGCCTGGGGCAGCCAATCGCGGGGCTGTGTACACTGGCCGACAGCTCCGGCTGAGGATTTGATACAATAAGATCCATTTCATCAAGCTCATTGACGATGCAGGGTTAGAAGGCCAGGAGCACTGGACCAGAACgttgtatttattcatttatttgacctttatttcactaggcaagtcagttaagaactaattcttattttcaatgacagcctaggaacaggggtggggtattgtgatgtcattatggggtattgtgcgtagattgatgagggaaaaaaagcaATTCAATCATTTtttgtggaagaagtcaaggggtctgaatacgtaccgaaggcactgtataggccTACCTAACCTGATCCTGTACAATGGTGTCTTGCCCATGCCCCATTTCCATTACTGACCCACTATGCCACCTCATGCCCCATTTCCATTACTGACCCACTATGCCACCTCATGCCCCACTTCCATTACTGACCCACTATGCCACCTCATGCCCCACTTCTATtactcaacaaaactaaggagatgattgtggacttcaggaaacagcagagggaacacccccctatccacatcgatggaacagtagtggagagggtagcaagttttaagttcctcggcatacacatcacagacaaactgaattggtccactcacactgacagcgtcgtgaagaaggcgcagcagcgcctcttcaacctcaggaggctgaagaaattcggcttgtcaccaaaagcactcacaaacttctacagatgcacaatcgagagcatcctggcaggctgtatcaccgcctggtacggcaactgctccgccctcaaccgtaaggctctccagagggtagtgaggtctgcacaacgcatcaccgggggcaaactacctgccctccaggacacctacaccacccgatgttacaggaaggccataaagatcatcaaggacatcaaccacccgatccactgcctgttcaccccgctatcatccagaaggcgaggtcagtacaggtgcatcaaagctgggaccgagagactgaaaaacagcttctatctcaaggccatcaaactgttaaacagccaccactaacattgagtggctgctgccaacacactgtcattgacactgacccaactccagccactttaataatgggaattgatgggaaatgatgtaaatatatcactagccactttaaacaatgctaccttatataatgttacttaccctacattattcatctcatatgcatatgtatatactgtactctacatcatcgactgcatccttatgtaatacatgtatcactagccactttaactatgccactttgtttactttgtctacatactcatctcatatgtatatactgtactcgataccatctactgtatgctgctctgtaccatcactcattcatatatccttatgtacatattccttatccccttacactgtgtataagacagtagttttggaattgttagttagattacttgttggttatcactgcattgtcggaactagaagcacaagcatttcgctacactcgcattaacatctgctaaccatgtgtatgtgacaaatacaatttgatttgatttggtttgatttgatttgacccacTATGCCACCCCATGCCCCACTTCCATTACTGACCCACTATGCCACCCCATGCCCCACTTCCATTACTGACCCACTATGCCACCCCATGCCCCACTTCCATTACTAACCCACTATGCCACCTCATGCCCCATTTCCATTACTGACCCACTATGCCACCTCATGCCCCACTTCCATTACTGACCCACTATGCCACCTCATGCCCCACTTCCACACTGACCCACTATGCCACATCATGCCCCACTTCCACACTGACCCACTATGCCACATCATGCCCCACTTCCATTACTAGCCCACtattgtcatgctggtgaatgaggacccaaaagcgacttggcgaaaacagagtatttaatccagaataaactttacaaaacaaaaagcataatactacacgtaaagacgagaacagactggagacttgatcgagaactgcaggttgcctcgggaaggcacttgaacctagcagactcagacacctgctcaccacgcagcatctgagggaaacacgacacgacagggcaaaacatagacacagcacggtgaatataaatgaggatccgacagggcaggtacgggaaacaaggagagaaatagggactctaatcagggaaaaggatcgggaacaggtgtgggaagactaaatgatgattaggggaataggaacagctgggagcaggaacggaacgatagagagaagagagagcgagagagtgagagagtgagagaggaggggagagagagggctagaaagagaaaagaacctaataagaccagcagagggaaacgaatagaatgggaagcacagggacaagacatgataataaatgacaaaacatgacagtaccccccactcaccgagcgcctcctggcgcactcgagaggaatcctggcggcaacggaggaaatcatcaatgagtgaacggtccagcacgtcccgagacggaacccaactcctctcctcaggaccgtaaccctcccaatccactaagtattggtgaccccgtcccgaacgcatgtccatgatcttatgtaccttgtaaataggtgcgctctcgacaaggacgggaggggagggaagacgaacgggggtgcgaagaaagggcttaacacaggagacatggaagacaggatgggacgcgacgaagatgtcgcggaagaagcagtcgcacagcgacaggattgacgacctgggagacacggaacggaccaatgaaccgtggagtcaacttacgagaagctgtcgtaagaggaaggttgcgagtggaaagccacactctctggccgcaacaatacctaggactcttaatcctcgtttattggcggctctcacagtctgtgccctgtagcggcaaagtgcagacctcaccctcctccaggtgcgctcacaacgttggacaaacgcttgagcggagggaacgctggactcggcaagctgggaagagaatagaggaggctggtaacccagactactctgaaacgggagataacccggtagcagacgaaggagcgagttgtgagcgtattctgcccaggggagctgttctgcccaagacgcagggtttctgaaagaaaggctgcgtagtatgcgaccaatcgtctgattagccctctctgcttgaccgttagactggggatgaaacccggaaagagactgacggacgcaccaatcaaacgacagaactccctccaaaagtgtgacgtgaattgcgggcctctgtctgaaacggcgtctaacgggaggccatgaattctgaacacattctcgataatgatttgtgccgtctccttagcggaaggaagtttagcggggaatgaaatgtgccgccttagagaacctatcgacaaccgtaagaatcacagtcttccccgcagacaaaggcagaccggtaatgaagtctagggcgatgtgagaccatggtcgagaaggaatgggagcggtctgagacgaccggcaggaggagagttacccgacttagtctgcgcgcagtccgaacaagcagccacgaaacggcgcgtgtcacgctcctgagtcggccaccaaaatcgctggcgaatagacgcaagagtgcctcgaacaccgggatgaccagctaacttggcagagtgagcccactgaagaacagccagacgagtggaaacaggaacgaaaaggaggttactaggacaagcgcgcggcgacgcagtgtgcgtgagtgcttgcttaacctgtctttcaattcccagactgtcaacccgacaacaggcccataaggaagaatcccctcgggatcagtagaagccacagaagaactaaacagacgggataaggcatcaggcttggtgttcttgctacccggacggtaagaaatcacaaactgaaacgaagcgaaaaacaacgcccaacgaagcttgacgggcattaagtcgtttggcagaacggatgtactcaaggttcttatggtctgtccaaacgacaaaaggaacgtcgccccctccaccactgtcgccattcgcctagggctgcggatggcgagcagttcacggttacccacatcatagttgcgctcagatggcgacaggcgatgagaaaaataagcgcaaggatgaaccttatcgtcagactggaagcgctgggatagaatggctcccacgcctacctctgaaggtcaacctcgacaatgaattgtctagtgacgtcaggagtaacgaggataggagcggacgtaaaacgttcttttagaagatcaaaagctcctgggcggaaccgaccacttaaaacacgtcttgacagaagtaagagctgtgagaggggcagcaacttgaccgaaattacgaatgaaacgccgatagaaattagcgaaacccaaaaagcgctgcaactcgacacgtgaccttggaacgggccaatcactgacagcttggaccttagcggaatccatctgaatgccttcagcggaaataacggaaccgagaaaagtaacggaggagacatgaaaagaacacttctcagcctttacgtagagacaattctctaaaaggcgctgtagaacacgtcgaacgtgctgaacatgaatctcgagtgacggtgaaaaaatcaggatatcgtcaagatagacaaaaacaaagatgttcagcatgtctctcagaacatcattaactaatgcctgaaaaacagctggcgcattggcgagaccaaacggcagaacccggtactcaaaatgccctaacggagtgttaaacgccgttttccactcgtccccctctctgatgcgcacgagatggtaagcgttacgaaggtccaacttagtaaagcacctggctccctgcagaatctcgaaggctgatgacataaggggaagcggataacgattcttaaccgttatgtcattcagccctcgataatccacgcaggggcgcagagtaccgtccttcttcttaacaaaaagaaccccgccccggccggagaggaagaaggcactatggtaccggcgtccaagagacacagataaataatcctcgagagccttacgttcggggagccgacagagagtatagtctaccccgaggaggagtggtcccccggaaggagatcaatactacaatcatacgaccggtgaggaggaaggggagttggctcgggaccgactgaagaccgtgcgcagatcatgatattcctccggcactcctgtcaaatcgccaggttcctcctgagaagtggggacagaagaaatgggagggatggcagacattaagcacttcacatgacaagatacgttccaggataggatagaattacaagaccaattaatagaaggattatgacatactagccagggatgacccaaaacaacaggtgtgaaaggtgaacgaaaaatcaaaaagaaatagtctcactgtggttaccagatactgtgagagttaaaggtagtgtctcaaatttgatactgggaagatgactaccatctaaggcaaacatgggcgtaggcttgtctaactgtctgaaaggaatgttatgtttccgaacccatgcttcgtccatgaaacaaccctcagccccagagtcaatcaaggcactgcatgtagcacccgaaccggtccagcgtagatggaccgacatagtagtacaagatctagatgaagagacctgagtagtagcgctcaccagtagccctccgcttactgatgggctctggcctcttactggacatgaattaacaaaatgtccatcaaatccgcaatagaggcacaggcggttggtgatcctccgttccctctccttagtcgagatgcgaatccctcccagctgcatgggctcagtctcagagccagaggagggagatggttgcgatgcggagcagggaaacaccgttgatgtgagctctcttccacgagcctggtgacgaagatctacccgtcgttctatgcggatggcgagagcaatcaaagagtccacactggaaggaacctcccgagagagaatctcatctttgaccactgtgtggagtccctccagaaaacgagcgagcagcgccggctcgttccagtcactagaggcagcaagagtacgaaactctatagagtaatccgttatggatcgatcaccttggcatagggaagccaggaccctagaagcctccccaccaaaaactgaacggtcaaaaacccgaatcatctcctctttaaagttctggtaattgttagaacaatcagcctttgcctcccagatagct
Above is a genomic segment from Oncorhynchus gorbuscha isolate QuinsamMale2020 ecotype Even-year unplaced genomic scaffold, OgorEven_v1.0 Un_scaffold_9799, whole genome shotgun sequence containing:
- the LOC124030192 gene encoding keratin, type I cytoskeletal 9-like — encoded protein: MERLLMWLSTTRLPSVLVPDSPCSYEGSYEGSYEGSYEGSYGGSYGGSYGGSYEGSYGGSYGGSYGGSYGGCYGGSYGGSYEGSYEGSYGGSYGGSYGGSYEGSYGGSYGGSYEGSYEGSYEGSYGGSYGGSYEGSYGGSYGGCYGGSYGGCYGGSYGGSYEGSYGGSYGGSYEGSYGGSYGAAMRAAMRAA